The window GGTAAAGGCCTTTCCGGAGGCAAGCTTATCCTGCAGCCATTCCGTGAGAGCCGCTATGCTGCTCATGAGCACATTATTTGCGGGAACGTTGCCCTCTATGGCGCCACCTCGGGCAATGTGTACATCAATGGTATGGCCGGTGAGCGTTTCTGCGTACGTAACTCGGGTGCAGAAGCAGTGGTAGAAGGTATTGGCGACCATGGCTGCGAGTACATGACCGGCGGTAAAGTGCTGGTACTGGGCAGTGTGGGCAAAAACTTTGCCGCAGGTATGAGTGGTGGTATGGCTTATGTATACGATCCGGAGAATCGTTTCAACGAGCTGTGCAACCTCGATATGGTAGGCATAGAACAGCCGGAGTGCGATGATCTGGCCTGGATTGAGCAGAAGCTGCAGGAGCACTTTAATTATACAGGCAGTGTTGTAGCAAAAGAACTGCTGCAGGCATGGGCTGAGCATCAGCACCATTTCCGCAAGGTAATGCCACATGACCTGAAGCTGGTGCTTCAAACGAAAGATTCTCAAGCGTTAAAAATTGTTGCCTGATGGGAAAAATAGATGGATTCCTTGTCTATGACCGGGAGCTGCCGCTGGTACGCGACCCAAAGGAAAGAGTAAAAGATTCAAAAGAAATATATCAGGATTTTCCTGAAGATAAAACACAGCAGCAGGCAGCCCGCTGTATGGACTGCGGTGTGCCTTTCTGTCATCAGGGCTGCCCGCTGGGCAACCTGATCCCGGATTTCAATGATGCCGTGTACGAAGGTGAGTGGGAGCGTGCTGCAAAGGTACTTTTCAAAACAAATAACTTCCCGGAATTTACCGGTCGTATTTGCCCTGCACCCTGCGAGTCGAGCTGCGTGTTGTCTATCAACAAACCGGCCGTTACGATCGAGCATATAGAAAAATCAATTGCCGAGAAGGCCTTTGAGCTGGGACTGGTAAAACCGCAGATTCCAAAAAGCAGAACCGGCTATGCAGTAGCAGTAGTGGGTTCAGGCCCTGCAGGCATGGCTGCTGCTGCACAGCTTAACCAGGCCGGCCACAGGGTGGTGGTATTTGAGCGCGACGATAAGGCCGGTGGCCTGTTGCGTTATGGCATTCCTGATTTCAAGCTTGAAAAATATACCATTGACCGCCGCCTGGCCATTATGGAGCAGGAGGGTATAGAGTTTCGCTATGGAATTGAAATTGGCAAAAATATTACCCTGGAGCAGTTAAATGCAGATTACGATGCTGTGTTACTGTGCATCGGTTCTACCAAGCCAAGAGCACTCTCAATTCCGGGCACTGAGTTCAAAGGAGTACATTTTGCCATGGAATACCTTTCGCTGCAAAA of the Flammeovirgaceae bacterium 311 genome contains:
- a CDS encoding glutamate synthase subunit beta (COG0493 NADPH-dependent glutamate synthase beta chain and related oxidoreductases), whose amino-acid sequence is MGKIDGFLVYDRELPLVRDPKERVKDSKEIYQDFPEDKTQQQAARCMDCGVPFCHQGCPLGNLIPDFNDAVYEGEWERAAKVLFKTNNFPEFTGRICPAPCESSCVLSINKPAVTIEHIEKSIAEKAFELGLVKPQIPKSRTGYAVAVVGSGPAGMAAAAQLNQAGHRVVVFERDDKAGGLLRYGIPDFKLEKYTIDRRLAIMEQEGIEFRYGIEIGKNITLEQLNADYDAVLLCIGSTKPRALSIPGTEFKGVHFAMEYLSLQNRKVAGETIPEAVDIDARDKHVLVIGGGDTGSDCVGTANRQFAKSITQLQYRPMPSMERSPDNPWPEWPMTYSSSSSHQEGCERSWGWLTKEFIADENGQVTGLKVVELEWKNPKEYSIIPESEKILPCDLAFIAIGYERPAHDAFTVNFPFELDNRGNFALNDWQTSVRGIFSAGDAYRGQSLVVWAIADGRNAAAAIDQYLLSQE